Proteins found in one Zea mays cultivar B73 chromosome 1, Zm-B73-REFERENCE-NAM-5.0, whole genome shotgun sequence genomic segment:
- the LOC100283713 gene encoding uncharacterized LOC100283713 produces the protein MARLAVAARAFSAAASGGGVSLVQGASRGIGLEFVRQLLRRSDGGRVVATCRTPGSAAELQKLREEHAPGRLTVLPLDVTDESTIEAAAASITETHGSLDLLINSAGILSIPNVIQPETTLSKVQKSSLMLAYEVNAVGPILVIKHMWPLLKIGGRSETRRGFALVANMSARVSSIGDNALGGWHAYRASKTALNQLTKTVSVEFGRKDNIACVLLHPGTVDTDLSRPFQRNVPEGKLFTREFSVQRLLSVIDSVKKGDNGKFFAWDGQEIPW, from the exons ATGGCGAGGCTGGCGGTGGCCGCGAGGGCGTTCTccgctgcggcctccggcggcgGCGTGTCCTTGGTGCAGGGGGCGTCCCGGGGGATCGGCCTCGAGTTC GTGCGGCAGCTGCTGCGCAGAAGCGATGGAGGCCGCGTCGTCGCTACGTGCCGCACGCCGGGTTCCGCGGCCGAGCTCCAGAAGCTCAGGGAGGAGCACGCGCCCGGGCGCCTCACCGTGCTGCCGCTCGACGTCACCGACGAGAGCACCATAGAG GCAGCTGCGGCCTCAATCACGGAGACCCACGGTTCTCTTGACCTTCTGATCAACTCCGCCGGCATCCTCTCGATCCCGAACGTGATACAGCCAG AGACTACGCTAAGCAAGGTTCAGAAGTCGTCCCTGATGCTGGCATACGAGGTGAACGCAGTCGGCCCTATCCTAGTGATCAAG CACATGTGGCCTCTGCTGAAGATCGGAGGCCGCTCCGAGACTAGGAGAGGGTTCGCGCTTGTTGCAAACATGAGCGCTCGAGTCAGCTCCATAGGAGACAACGCTCTGGGTGGCTGGCATGCGTACAGAGCTTCTAAAACAGCGCTGAATCAGT TGACCAAGACAGTGTCGGTGGAGTTCGGCAGGAAGGACAACATCGCCTGCGTCCTGCTGCATCCTGGAACCGTGGACACCGACCTCTCGAGGCCGTTTCAGAGGAATGTCCCCGAGGGTAAACTCTTCACGAGGGAGTTCTCTGTGCAGAGGCTTCTCTCCGTCATCGACAGCGTCAAGAAAGGCGACAACGGCAAGTTCTTCGCGTGGGATGGCCAAGAAATCCCTTGGTGA
- the LOC103640589 gene encoding uncharacterized protein: MRIMQCGRIGLKRWVQCSAVGWMDREVMVAPARARARLGDSHGWMALHPILEKGKLVQGLLREWQAKNIKKILTSFAALSQARRRRRLVLVSPSPPRPRLAVAASSPSRRRLEQQEFRPALELSLEIVPTLVRVARTSFPPLEIRCLIHFSSMRFLKPPSNQVHAKVREDNRFYPYFKMISFNSYVSILQDKMFRGSPKIVALSKAAQKKASPKAAKSKKCGGVERAAWNLELEKSLVDLYTLHTFPRVKKFRKKSFPLFDALGELYDGHIAQETWNITSTQPLQNSDEGEKFKTIEVEDEDTNEPQVEARIEQDEDIVIVERVEHRLPKRSGAPTVNQEETKRVRKDALEGLIGRYLDVKTKQVADEAAQSTKEKEVAQDNDFSIKRCISVLKTMDITRDEKIKATKVFNTPNYRETFICFNDDEPEVALLWLRGKMDKL; encoded by the exons ATGCGAATTATGCAATGCGGCAGGATTGGATTGAAAAGGTgggtgcagtgcagtgcagttgGATGGATGGACCGGGAAGTAATGGTGGCGCCCGCCCGTGCTCGTGCTCGCCTCGGGGATTCGCATGGCTGGATGGCGCTACAC CCCATTCTCGAGAAGGGCAAGCTTGTTCAAGGCCTGTTGAGAGAGTGGCAAGCGAAAAACATCAAGAAGATTCTCACGAGCTTTGCAGCACTCAGCCAAG CACGGCGCCGTCGCCGCCTCGTCCTCGTCTCGCCGTCGCCGCCTCGTCCTCGTCTCGCCGTCGCCGCCTCGTCCCCGTCTCGTCGTCGCCTTGAACAACAGGAGTTCCGTCCGGCGCTGGAGCTGAGCCTGGAG ATTGTCCCTACTCTTGTGAGAGTCGCGAGGACGAGCTTTCCCCCTCTTGAGATCCGGTGTCTAATCCATTTTTCAag CATGCGGTTCCTAAAACCTCCCTCCAATCAAGTACATGCAAAAGTTCGCGAAGATAACCGATTTTACCCTTACTTTAAGATGATTTCTTTTAACTCTTATGTGTCAATCTTACAAG ATAAGATGTTTAGAGGTTCTCCTAAGATAGTAGCTTTATCTAAAGCTGCTCAAAAGAAGGCTTCTCCTAAAGCTGCAAAATCAAAGAAATGTG GTGGTGTTGAGAGAGCTGCATGGAATCTTGAATTAGAGAAGAGTCTTGTTGACTTGTATACATTGCATACATTTCCTAGAGTTAAGAAGTTCCGCAAGAAGTCTTTTCCTCTCTTTGATGCCTTGGGTGAATTATATGATGGTCACATTGCACAAGAGACTTGGAACATTACATCTACTCAACCACTACAAAATTCTGATGAAGGAGAAAAATTTAAAACCATAGAAGTGGAAGATGAAGATACTAATGAACCACAAGTAGAGGCGAGAATAGAACAAGATGAAGATATAGTAATTGTTGAAAGGGTTGAACATAGGTTACCTAAAAGGTCAGGTGCACCAACTGTCAATCAAGAGGAGACAAAGAGAGTGAGGAAAGATGCACTAGAAGGGTTGATAGGGAGGTACCTTGATGTGAAAACAAAGCAAGTTGCAGATGAGGCTGCACAATCAACAAAAGAGAAGGAAGTTGCTCAAGATAATGATTTTTCTATTAAGAGGTGTATTTCTGTTCTTAAGACTATGGATATCACAAGAGATGAGAAGATCAAAGCAACGAAGGTGTTTAACACACCAAATTACAGAGAAACATTTATTTGTTTCAATGATGATGAGCCAGAAGTCGCTCTCCTTTGGCTAAGGGGGAAGATGGATAAACTCTAA